From Drosophila santomea strain STO CAGO 1482 chromosome 2R, Prin_Dsan_1.1, whole genome shotgun sequence:
AGCCGGAGCATACGGGCTTGGTGTTGGTCCATTCCGAGTGGATGCAGGTTCTCTCGTGGCTGCCCATAAATGAGTACTTTCCAATATCCATACATCTGAGAGTCGTGTAGTACATATCAGAATCGAAGAAAGTCTATGTACTTTCAATATCTCCTCACCTTGATATTATTGTGGCTCCTGGGGGAAAGTCCACCACGTCTTCTCGGATCTCCAGGTCGTTGTAAAAACTAACCACATTAGCCTCGTTGTTTCTGAACACACAAGTTCCGTTTTCTAAAAAGATATTGTAAATTAAAGAGGTACATttgtatactagatttgttgaaagGTAGGTAGGTCATACGGAAGGACACATAGACAAACAGATGGATGGATAGAAGGGCATGCCAAGATCAACTCGGTTGCCCTGTGGCTACTTTAATGACTTTTGACCGTCTTTGCAACTCACCACAATTATAGGATCGGCCTATCCACAGTCCATTGTCGCATATGATACGCCACGTTTGCCGATCCCCAGCCGCATTTGGGATGCAGTTAAAGAAGATCTCCGTGCCGCTCTCGTAGGCGCCATCCAGCTCTGGATGTTCGGCATTCCTTTAAGGATTTGGGACTAATAACAGACCATGGCTCTAAGATCCTGCAACTCACTTGTAGACCAGGGCGCCATCCGTTAGCATGGGTGGTCCACACATCTTCATGTCGTCGTGCTCATCGGTGCCGTTGTCGTGATGATCGTGATCGTTGTCCAGTTCGTTGTGTTCCACTTTGGGATgtggagtgggcgtggcatgctCCAGTTCCTCACGGGACTTTCTTAACCCGGACTCACAAGGGATGCTGGGTGGAGTAAGGATGCCTTTGTGGCAGGACATCTCAATTGGATTGGCGTTCGTGGAGAGTTCGCAGCGAACGCTTACACTGCTCCCGTGTCCAATGGTCAATCCTGCCCGGTAGCCTCCCTACAAGCAGGTGttaacttgtttttattattctgTGGGATAGACTAGATCTTACATCGTAAATGACTCCTGGAATATTGGGCAGTGTGCAGGGCACCGATGTACACTCGGAGAAGGCATTCACCGACCAGGATCCATGGGCACAACGGAGCTGAGCTGAGCCCTGGAAATTCAAGGGAATAAGGGATGATTGAAGAGGATGATTAACGATGAATGTATTTCAAGGATCaaacgtatttatttaatggatGTCCAATGCACCTGTATATTGAATCCATCCTCGCACTCCAGGGTTATGAACTCGTTGGACTGGATCTCCTCGTAGGTGGAAAGCGGGGTCAATGAAGGTTTGTCGCTTAGTTGTTTGGTGTGGGGCTCCACCTTATAGTACTGACCATGCTCCACGGCGGGCACCAGGCATGGAGCGGAAAGGCACTTGGGCGTCTCCGGCTTCCAAATGCCTCGGATGCAGCGCGCCGTCGCATTTTCACCCTTAATGTTCAGCTTGAATCCGGCATTGCACTCTAGATGCAGCATTATGCCCACGGCATTCCTGCCCGGAACTTTGCCAGGACGAACCGTGGTCACGTTGGCAAAGGAATCCCACTCGAGATCCTCGCATGGTCCTCGCAATCGTTTGCCTCCACCTCCTTTTCCGGCCTCTCCTCCATCGCTGATGTCCACCTCAGCATCCGGAATAGTTGCACCCGACGGAGGAGGCGACTGCCCAATGCTGGAACTCCTTCTGCGCCTCCGGCGGACTATCTGGGATTTCAGTTGATCAATGTACGACCTGGTGGCATTCAAGTGGAGGCTACGCGCTGCTATAGGGGGGGATCCGTTGGATAGCAGCTCGTCCTTAGGAGTTCTGTTTACGTGAACCATCTGGTTTCGCGATACCTGGTTAATGTTGGGCAGGGCAACCACTCCAGATCCTACTACTCCTCCTGATCCAATGGCACCGCTTCCCAGGTAATTGTTTCCATTCTCAAATTCCCTGAAGTTGGACTTGCCCCGCATGGTGACCTGTCCTCCATCGTGGGTATTTAGGTTGTTTCCCACTGTACTCCCTGCATCCTGGGCATTGAGCCTCTGGTAGAGCCGGTCACGGCCCAGCATTTTCCGGACGTAGCGCTGATATCGCTCCTTGATCTTTTGATAGTATTTGGAGTAGGCCAGGTCGACATCGGATGCATAGGGTTGTGAGTTCGAATGTGGACTGGCGTTTCGCTTCACCCGGTGAACCGAGTGCTGGACAGGATCGGCTACTATAAAGGGGAAGGATATTGTTAATATAATACCTAAAACTAAAATACCTAAaactatattatattataattgcTTACCAGCTTTAATATAGTTTTGGTTATCGACCAGTTGCCTTTGAAGTTGTCGCTGGCGCTGCAGAAGGTACATGGATCTCAACTGGCGGATCTGCAGAGAGCGACGTCTGCGGCGATTCCAACGCAGGCGAGGATGCTGGCCCAGGAGGCACTGCGGCAGGTCCAAGGGCCGCCACTTGCCACCCACACAGGTGGCGCCAGGCGGACCAACCTAGTGGAGAAAGGTTGTCGTTTGGAATCAGCAATACTAATAGGGTATTTAAGTTACCTCCAAGACATATCCCTTGTCGCAGTCGTACATGATCTGCTTGTTGTTCACAATCTTCTTGACATAAGGTCTATAGTCATATAGACCCATGTTGCCCACGAGCAGGACCTTTCCATTGGGTATATAGCCGGGAAAGGAGCAAAAGACCTCGTCACACTTGGGCGTCTCCCCGGTCCAGTTGCCAAATGAGCAGGTGAGCACATAGTCGTGCGGATCTGTCACATCCTTGCCCTCCGGGCTGACCAGTTTGAAGCCATCCTTGCACTTGAACCGTGCCTTCATGCCGTGCTCCGTCTTGGGAGCCATCACCATGCCGTGTTTGGGTGGACGCGGCATGCTCTTGCACCTGGCGGGCACACAGCGTGGAATGATGCTCCAGGTGCCATTGTTGCATGTGGGCGGACTGAGCAGGGACACCGGGAACTCGTAGTTCTCATCGCACTTCACCTCCAGTGCCGTTCCGTGCTTAACCTTTTCCACTCCACCAATGCTCTGCGTTTGAGTGGGTGACTGCGTGGTGGTCGTCGGCGGATGGACGATCGTCGTTCCGTTCTCATCCGTGGATATCTCAATGGGATACACATTGCCCTGCGAAATGGTGGGCACCACACAGGGTGCCAGACACTCGGGCAGGGCGTTCCGCCATCTTCCGTCGATCTGGCACACGCTGGAGCCCAGTCCATTGATCATCATCTCTGGTTGGCATCGGAAAATGATGCTGGCCCCCAGTCCGGTGCC
This genomic window contains:
- the LOC120445100 gene encoding uncharacterized protein LOC120445100 isoform X1 — its product is MNRLLLQCLVTTILVYKVISVPTSTMSTSIQTTSEIPQQDDDDDDWEEDDDSLESDDDGRVYKNPRNSPSSECPRDEEQATLLGQKCLRKCSSDEDCKSKKKKCLCDGVCGNSCIKPDRECPELAQPSLGQVTVAGRHFGARASYACPHGYHVVGLQSRLCQADGNWAGAEPACKQNIYCLKPPQIEHARNSALPEQETFDLDSTVQYHCHTGYVTNGFPRAKCLAIDNLASWYGPDIQCEPRSCGQPPDPAYGWHAGECYTYGCKITYNCGTGYELVGKHERYCQSDGSWTPKELPTCVLVTSVVCPTPENPKNGKATYTTLAYNSVVSYECRYGYTLVGESSSRCGADRKWSGTLPTCKEINCGHPGVLYNGWIENIEAGTGLGASIIFRCQPEMMINGLGSSVCQIDGRWRNALPECLAPCVVPTISQGNVYPIEISTDENGTTIVHPPTTTTQSPTQTQSIGGVEKVKHGTALEVKCDENYEFPVSLLSPPTCNNGTWSIIPRCVPARCKSMPRPPKHGMVMAPKTEHGMKARFKCKDGFKLVSPEGKDVTDPHDYVLTCSFGNWTGETPKCDEVFCSFPGYIPNGKVLLVGNMGLYDYRPYVKKIVNNKQIMYDCDKGYVLEVGPPGATCVGGKWRPLDLPQCLLGQHPRLRWNRRRRRSLQIRQLRSMYLLQRQRQLQRQLVDNQNYIKAVADPVQHSVHRVKRNASPHSNSQPYASDVDLAYSKYYQKIKERYQRYVRKMLGRDRLYQRLNAQDAGSTVGNNLNTHDGGQVTMRGKSNFREFENGNNYLGSGAIGSGGVVGSGVVALPNINQVSRNQMVHVNRTPKDELLSNGSPPIAARSLHLNATRSYIDQLKSQIVRRRRRRSSSIGQSPPPSGATIPDAEVDISDGGEAGKGGGGKRLRGPCEDLEWDSFANVTTVRPGKVPGRNAVGIMLHLECNAGFKLNIKGENATARCIRGIWKPETPKCLSAPCLVPAVEHGQYYKVEPHTKQLSDKPSLTPLSTYEEIQSNEFITLECEDGFNIQGSAQLRCAHGSWSVNAFSECTSVPCTLPNIPGVIYDGGYRAGLTIGHGSSVSVRCELSTNANPIEMSCHKGILTPPSIPCESGLRKSREELEHATPTPHPKVEHNELDNDHDHHDNGTDEHDDMKMCGPPMLTDGALVYKNAEHPELDGAYESGTEIFFNCIPNAAGDRQTWRIICDNGLWIGRSYNCENGTCVFRNNEANVVSFYNDLEIREDVVDFPPGATIISRCMDIGKYSFMGSHERTCIHSEWTNTKPVCSGLNQENDYAMEKAPTILFRHQNGPIAQSNDGKLIVYPGTTLHMECLWMRRFGNPKWNVSHTHKNYTEGWVTEADEGRDSTLEYRLSIVDAASDDSGFYSCMTPARHEHTVEVVVRAINCPEIPMRRGLIVNTNDTKLSTRALLSCANGNSLIGASELFCLPSGNWSAPLPVCESVECGDIPLGMGSNASSPRVSVLSREVGGRAAFSCSSGYGLRGPAEAICNPTGEWSAPLPTCVEVQCDNPGAPQNGYAQGSAPYRAGDVVQFNCNPEYMMQGQPIIACQDNARWSGGLPKCVQACSYPGTVISGRMSSVKFYYAIGESITFTCDAGLDLRGSKVLKCLKNGKWSSAIPTCVTNEGPVGGGGGSGSVATNKHLATTMG